From Camelina sativa cultivar DH55 chromosome 7, Cs, whole genome shotgun sequence, one genomic window encodes:
- the LOC104700692 gene encoding arginine--tRNA ligase, chloroplastic/mitochondrial-like produces MQKSAWLRYRLNEEKADWIIYVTDAGQREHFVKLFKAARKAGWLPTNDTTYPRASHVGFGAVLGGDGRRFNSHYAETFSLVGLLDVAKYYSKRALIERGKDKEWTPKELDETAEAVGYGALKFADLKNNRLTSYSFSYDQMLRDKGKTAVYLLYAHARICSIIRKSGKDIDELKTAGKLVFDHADERALGLHLLRFSETVEEACTKLLPHVLSEYLYGLSEQYSRFYNNCQVIGSKEETSRLLLCEATTIVMRKCFHLLGITPVY; encoded by the exons atgcaaaaatcTGCCTGGCTCAGGTATCGGCTTAATGAAGAGAAAGCcgattggattatttatgtgaCAGATGCTGGCCAGCGTGAGCACTTTGTTAAGTTATTCAAA GCTGCCAGAAAAGCAGGATGGCTTCCAACCAATGATACAACTTACCCTAGAGCTAGCCATGTTGGTTTTGGTGCAGTCCTTGGAGGTGATGGCCGGCGGTTCAATAGTCATTATGCTGAAACATTTAGCCTAGTTGGTTTGCTGGATGTGGCCAAGTATTACAGTAAAAGGGCCCTTATAGAGCGTG GCAAGGACAAAGAATGGACACCCAAGGAGCTGGACGAAACAGCTGAGGCAGTTGGATACGGTGCGCTGAA gTTTGCTGACCTGAAGAACAACAGATTGACAAGTTATTCTTTCAGCTATGATCAAATGCTTCGTGACAAG GGAAAAACAGCTGTTTACCTTCTTTACGCCCATGCTCGGATCTGCTCAATCATCAGAAAGTCTGGCAAAGACATAGATGAACTGAAAACG GCAGGAAAGCTAGTATTTGATCATGCGGACGAACGGGCACTGGGGCTTCACCTGCTTCGGTTTTCCGAG ACGGTTGAGGAAGCGTGCACCAAACTGTTACCGCACGTGCTGAGCGAGTACCTCTACGGCTTGTCCGAACAGTACTCCAGATTCTACAACAATTGTCAG GTCATTGGTTCAAAAGAGGAGACAAGCCGTCTCCTACTTTGTGAAGCAACGACCATAGTCATGCGGAAATGCTTCCACCTACTTGGAATCACCCCTGTTTATTAG
- the LOC104700695 gene encoding auxin response factor 10-like — translation MEQEKSLDPQLWHACAGSMVQIPTVNSTVFYFAQGHTEHAHAPPDFHAPRVPPLILCRVVSVKFLADSDTDEVFAKITLLPLPGNNDLDLDNDAVLCLTPSSDGNGNVNVNEKPASFAKTLTQSDANNGGGFSVPRYCAETIFPRLDYTAEPPVQTVIAKDIHGETWKFRHIYRGTPRRHLLTTGWSTFVNQKKLIAGDSIVFLRSESGDLCVGIRRAKRGGIGSNGLGSDSPYPGFSGFLRDDETTTTTTSKLMMMKRNGGNDGNAASAAAATAGRVRVEAVAEAVARAACGQAFEAVYYPRASTPEFCVKAADVRSAMRIRWCSGMRFKMAFETEDSSRISWFMGTVSAVQVADPIRWPNSPWRLLQVAWDEPDLLQNVKRVSPWLVELVSNMPAIHLSPFSPRKKIRIPQPFEFPFDGTKFPIFSPGGESMCYLSNDNNNNNAPAGIQGARQAQQLFGSPSPSLLSDLNLSSYSGNKLQSTAMFLSGFNPRHHYDNLVSRQGRGDTENSNNISCSLTMGNPAMVHQDKKKTGGGSVKTHQFLLFGQPILTEQQVMNRKRSLEEEAQAREEKCSVARGLTCNYGFQGLETGHCKVFMESEDVGRTLDLSVIGSYQELYRKLAEMFPIEERSDLLTHVVYRDSNGVIKRIGEEPFSDFMRATKRLTIKMDIGGDNVRKTWITGIRNGENGIDASTKTGPLSIFA, via the exons atggagcaAGAGAAAAGCTTGGATCCACAACTATGGCATGCTTGTGCAGGATCAATGGTTCAAATCCCTACAGTTAACTCAACTGTTTTCTACTTCGCTCAAGGCCACACAGAACACGCTCACGCTCCTCCTGATTTCCACGCGCCGCGCGTACCTCCTCTCATCCTCTGCCGCGTCGTCTCCGTCAAGTTCCTCGCCGACTCTGACACAGACGAAGTTTTCGCCAAAATCACGCTTTTGCCATTACCTGGAAACAACGACTTGGATCTAGACAACGACGCCGTTTTGTGTCTTACTCCTTCTTCTGACGGTAACGGTAACGTTAACGTTAACGAGAAGCCGGCGTCGTTCGCCAAAACGTTGACGCAGTCCGACGCTAACAACGGCGGCGGTTTCTCCGTTCCTCGTTACTGCGCCGAGACGATTTTCCCTCGGCTTGATTACACGGCGGAGCCGCCGGTTCAAACCGTTATTGCTAAAGATATCCACGGCGAGACTTGGAAATTCCGGCATATTTACAGAGGTACGCCTCGCCGTCATCTCTTAACCACCGGCTGGAGCACGTTCGTTAACCAGAAGAAACTAATCGCCGGCGATTCCATCGTTTTCCTCCGTTCTGAATCCGGAGACCTCTGCGTCGGAATCCGCCGGGCCAAACGCGGCGGAATCGGATCTAACGGTTTAGGATCCGACAGTCCTTACCCCGGATTCTCCGGTTTCCTCCGTGACGACGAgacgacaacaacaacgacgtctaagctgatgatgatgaaacgcAACGGAGGAAACGACGGAAACGCGGCGTCTGCGGCTGCCGCAACTGCGGGGAGGGTAAGAGTAGAAGCAGTGGCGGAAGCGGTGGCGCGTGCAGCGTGTGGACAAGCGTTTGAGGCTGTTTACTACCCACGCGCTAGCACGCCTGAGTTTTGCGTTAAAGCAGCTGATGTGAGATCAGCAATGAGGATAAGATGGTGTAGTGGTATGCGTTTTAAAATGGCGTTTGAAACAGAGGACTCTTCAAGAATCAGTTGGTTCATGGGTACTGTCTCAGCTGTTCAAGTCGCTGATCCAATTCGTTGGCCTAATTCACCTTGGCGTCTCCTCCAG GTAGCGTGGGACGAACCTGATTTGTTACAAAATGTGAAACGGGTTAGCCCGTGGTTAGTCGAATTAGTATCGAACATGCCTGCGATCCATTTATCTCCTTTCTCTCCAAGGAAGAAGATTAGGATTCCGCAGCCGTTCGAGTTCCCATTCGACGGTACCAAATTCCCAATATTCTCCCCGGGTGGCGAATCCATGTGTTATCTGTcaaacgacaacaacaacaacaatgctcCTGCAGGGATACAGGGAGCCAGGCAAGCTCAACAACTCTTcggatcaccatctccgtcttTGTTGTCTGATCTCAATCTTAGTAGTTACTCCGGTAACAAGTTACAGTCTACAGCGATGTTTTTATCCGGTTTTAACCCGAGGCATCATTACGACAATTTAGTGTCTCGTCAGGGTAGGGGGGATACAGAGAATAGTAATAACATTTCGTGTTCTTTAACGATGGGGAATCCTGCTATGGTTCATCAGGATAAGAAGAAGACTGGTGGTGGTTCGGTTAAGACTCATCAGTTTTTGTTGTTCGGTCAACCTATTTTAACCGAACAGCAAGTTATGAACCGGAAACGGTCTTTGGAAGAAGAGGCGCAAGCGCGGGAGGAGAAATGTTCGGTGGCTCGTGGGTTAACATGCAATTATGGTTTCCAAGGACTTGAAACGGGTCATTGTAAAGTTTTCATGGAATCTGAGGATGTGGGACGCACGCTCGATCTCTCGGTTATTGGCTCGTACCAAGAATTGTACCGGAAATTAGCCGAGATGTTTCCTATCGAAGAGAGGTCGGATTTGTTGACTCATGTTGTGTACCGGGACTCAAATGGTGTTATAAAACGCATTGGAGAAGAACCTTTCAG TGATTTCATGAGAGCGACGAAACGGCTAACGATCAAGATGGATATTGGTGGCGACAACGTGAGAAA GACGTGGATAACCGGAATCAGGAATGGTGAAAATGGTATAGACGCTTCAACAAAGACCGGTCCGCTCAGCATCTTCGCTTAA
- the LOC104700693 gene encoding serine/threonine-protein phosphatase 6 regulatory subunit 1-like produces the protein MFWKLASLSASSPVESILDKDSFTLEELLDEEEIIQECKALNSRLINFLRDRAQVEQLLRYVVEEPQDDADSKRAFKFPFISCEIFTCEIDVIFKTLVEDEKLMDLLFSFLEPNRPHSALLAGYFGKVVICLMIRKTAALMSYIKGHGNVFSQLVDLIGITSIMEVLVRLVGADDNVYPNFPDVMRYLADSDLLEMIVDKLNPSSPPAVQANAAETLCAITRNAPSALASKLSSPGFVSRIFGHAIEDSHSKSGLVHSLTVCISLLDPRRSAASSPFFNSFRSQHMFESPVPVTQETIGAMLPKLGDLLVLLSVASDSKVLPTTYGELRPPLGKHRLKIVEFIAVLLKSGNEAAGTELASSGTIKRILELFFEYPYNNALHHQVESIILSCLENKSETMVNHILRECNLISKILSSDKDSVLSGSNLPTVVATGKKPPRAGYVGHITRLWNKLIQLSDSNGLIKTSLQENSEWNEWRNGVLKERNTVENVYRWACGRPTTLQDRTRDSDEEDRDYDVAALANNLNQAFNYRIYGNEDNEEDQNALNALDRDDSDAYFNDESAEVVISSLRLGDDQGSLLTNSDWFTFQDDRFSNTAIEDVNMNENSNANNSSSSDDEVLVGEEEEDDNLTEKPKNISPDNLSPSDPTSIDEASEMQVTSSSLNPFIDVPMLDVKTEPVIPNGSPTSTSSGSSSTGHKSPSAPAVRALFEEDVEFVGVEPEGTEKAMEQALKEGIVGEAGPLKRNMVQKVPENENQAENSGVTEFNDSNFWRVDQEVTVLE, from the exons ATGTTCTGGAAGCTcgcctctctctctgcttcgtCTCCT gTGGAGTCGATACTAGACAAAGACAGTTTCACATTGGAAGAGCTTCTTGATGAGGAAGAGATTATTCAAGAATGCAAAGCTTTGAATAGCCGACtcatcaattt TCTAAGGGATAGAGCTCAAGTGGAGCAACTACTGCGGTATGTTGTTGAAGAGCCTCAAGACGATGCTGATAGCAAACGTGCTTTCAA GTTTCCATTCATCTCTTGCGAGATATTTACATGTgaaattgatgttatttttaaGACTTTGGTGGAGGATGAGAAG CTGATGGATTTGTTATTCTCCTTTTTGGAACCGAATCGTCCTCATAGTGCATTGCTGGCAGGCTATTTCGGCAAG GTTGTCATATGTCTGATGATCAGAAAGACTGCAGCACTTATGAGCTATATAAAA GGGCATGGAAATGTGTTTAGCCAGTTGGTTGATTTAATTGGAATAACATCCATCATGGAG GTTTTGGTTCGCTTGGTTGGGGCTGATGATAATGTCTATCCCAACTTTCCGGATGTGATGCGATACTTGGCTGATAGCGATTTACTTGAAATGATCGTGGACAAACTAAATCCATCT AGTCCTCCTGCGGTTCAGGCAAACGCAGCAGAAACATTATGTGCAATTACTCGAAATGCACCTTCAGCTCTAGCTTCAAAACTCTCTAGCCCTGG CTTCGTTTCTAGGATATTTGGTCATGCCATTGAAGATTCACATTCAAAATCTGGCCTAGTTCATTCACTTACTGTGTGTATCTCTCTGTTAGATCCGAGGAGATCTGCTGCTTCATCACCTTTCTTCAATTCTTTTAGAAGTCAACATATGTTTGAGTCTCCTGTCCCAGTGACCCAGGAGACTATTGGTGCTATGCTACCTAAACTCG GTGATTTGCTTGTGCTTCTCAGTGTAGCGTCTGACAGCAAAGTCTTGCCTACAACGTATGGAGAGCTGAGGCCACCTCTTGGAAAGCATCGTTTAAAG ATAGTAGAATTCATTGCGGTTCTGTTAAAATCTGGAAATGAAGCTGCTGGAACTGAATTAGCGAGCTCTGGAACAATTAAAAGGATCCTTGAACTATTTTTCGA GTACCCATACAATAATGCTCTCCATCACCAAGTGGAGAGTATAATACTTTCTTGTTTGGAAAACAAGAGCGAAACTATGGTTAACCATATCCTTCGAGAATGCAATCTCATTAGCAAAATTCTTTCATCAGACAAAGACTCGGTTCTTTCTGGCAGTAACCTG CCTACCGTAGTTGCCACTGGGAAAAAACCACCACGGGCCGGATATGTTGGACATATCACAAGACTATGGAATAAACTTATCCAGTTGAGTGATAGCAATGGCCTGATAAAGACATCTCTTCAG GAAAACAGTGAATGGAACGAATGGCGAAATGGTGTTCTGAAGGAGCGCAACACTGTTGAGAATGTATACAGATGGGCATGCGG GCGTCCAACTACACTGCAAGATAGAACAAGGGATAGCGACGAGGAAGACAGGGATTACGATGTTGCAGCTTTGGCAAACAATTTGAACCAAGCATTTAATTACAGAATCTATGGAAACGAGGATAATGAAGAG GATCAGAATGCTCTCAATGCCCTTGATAGAGATGATAGT GATGCATACTTTAACGATGAATCTGCTGAAGTAGTAATTTCATCCTTGAGACTTGGAGATGATCAAGGAAG CTTGCTCACAAATTCGGACTGGTTCACATTCCAAGATGACAGGTTCAGCAACACGGCGATTGAAGATGTGAACATGAATGAGAACTCAAATGCCAACAATAGCAGCAGCAGTGACGATGAAGTCctggttggagaagaagaagaagacgataacCTAACCGAGAAACCGAAGAACATCTCTCCAGACAATTTATCACCATCAGACCCAACAAGCATCGATGAAGCATCTGAGATGCAAGTCACTAGCTCCAGTCTGAACCCATTCATCGATGTACCAATGCTAGATGTCAAAACCGAACCGGTTATTCCAAATGGTTCCCCAACATCAACTTCATCTGGAAGCAGCAGCACAGGACATAAATCACCTTCAGCTCCTGCAGTGCGAGCACTTTTCGAAGAGGATGTGGAGTTTGTGGGAGTGGAACCAGAAGGAACAGAGAAAGCAATGGAGCAAGCTTTAAAAGAAGGGATAGTCGGTGAAGCTGGACCGTTGAAGCGGAATATGGTTCAGAAAGTTCCAGAAAACGAAAACCAAGCGGAGAATTCGGGTGTGACAGAGTTCAACGATTCAAATTTCTGGAGGGTTGATCAAGAAGTTACAGTTTTGgagtaa